The window AATACTTCATTATAATTTATTTTTTAAAAAGTGAATAGTACTTACTTTTTTGTGGGTACTTTTAATTTTTTTTTGCGTGTAGTAAAATAATAAATGAACGATAAGGAGAATATTCATGAAACTAAGAAAAGAATACACATGCCCTTTAGAATTTATTCATGATATTCTAAGAGGCAAATGGAAAACCGTTATTATGTGGCAGATTTATTATCGAAAAAATCCTTCACTTTCACAATTACAAAAAGACATTAAAGGAGTTAGCCAAAAAATACTTTTAGAACAATTGAATGAACTGTTGGAATATAAACTTGTATCTAAAGAAAAATCCCTAGGTTATCCACTAAACGTTCAATACTATATAACCGAGGATAAAGGAATGAAAGTTATTGAAGCTCTAAAAATATACCAAAGATTAGGTGAAATATATTTAGATGAATTAAAGAGTATTTCTAAATGAGTCTAATACTTATTATATATTTCTTAGAACTCTAAATTCTTTTTTATTATTTATAAACAATCCTTTAATTTACTCTTTTTTGTATTATTATCCAACTTTATCACGATGTTTTGTTAATTCATTGCTTCTTAAGTAGTTTTGTGTTAGTATTTTAATGTTAGAACAGCATATTAATCTTTTGAGAAAGGAGCCATACTTATGTTGCTTTGGTTTATTATAGGAGTAGTATTTTTAGTTATTGAAATTTTCACATTTGGACTTATATCCATTTGGTTTGCACTAGGAGCTTTTTTAACAATGATTTTTTATGAAGCTTCTTTAGAAAATCAGTTTTATATCT of the Candidatus Cetobacterium colombiensis genome contains:
- a CDS encoding winged helix-turn-helix transcriptional regulator is translated as MKLRKEYTCPLEFIHDILRGKWKTVIMWQIYYRKNPSLSQLQKDIKGVSQKILLEQLNELLEYKLVSKEKSLGYPLNVQYYITEDKGMKVIEALKIYQRLGEIYLDELKSISK